GACTGGGCGGGATTCTCCCGTGAGTCCGGATCAGCGGATGCTCGCATGACCGGTGCCAAAGGCTGACGTGTCCCTGCCGAAAGGCCGCCCTCCCTCCTGAGGGATCGTTCCTGGATTTTGCGGTCGCTCACCATGAGTCTGGGGTTGGATTCGTGCGTGGTTTTGCTGACCCAATGCGTGTTTTTCCTGTTGGGTTGGATGTTCTTCGTGCGTCACTTGTTTCGGGACTACGAGCTCCGCCATTATGGCGTCCAGATCGTGTTTGGCCTGAACTTCACGCTCTCCTGCACCATGTTTGAATTGATCATCTTTGAGATCGTCGACTATTTGGACAAGGCCTCTCGGTACGCACATTgattttcaaggccaaaagttGGTTTCATGCGGTCGTTTCTATTTGTGTTTTCCAGATATTTCCACTGGTACTTGTCATTATACTTGATGCTGTTCATGGTCATCATCTTGATTCCATTCTACCTGGTCTACTTCTTCTTATCCAATTCGCGTCATTTCCCCGCCCACTGGGTTCGGCCCCTATCCTTCGGCGTGTGGTTGGCTTACATCGGCTTGTTTTGGAAACTGGGCGATCCCTTTCCGATCCACAATCCCAAGCACGGCATGCTCTCGGTGGAGACGTGCGTGTCCCGCGTGGGCGTGATTGGGGTCACCATCATGGCCTTACTCTCGGGCTTTGGCGCCGTCAATTATCCGTACACATCTATGGCCATTTTCATGCGCTCGGTCACTCACAGCCACATCCAACACATTGAACGCAAGCTCCAGCAAACCATGGACATGATCACCACGAAGAAGAAGCGCATCCTTATGGCCGAACGCGAGGCTGAACGTCAAAAGCGACAAGCCCAACACGAGCAAGGCGGCGGTTGGTGGGACCGCATGAAGAAGCTCTCGACGTACACGCCACCCGGTAGTTTGGAAAATATCCCCTTGCTTCGGCAAGACGTGTCGGCCTTGGAGGAGCTGAGTCGACATTTATTCGTGGAATTACAAGATCTCCAAACCATGCGCGAGCGCAACGAGTGGAGTCGCACTTGGCAAGGCCAGTACTTTAATTTCTTGGGCTATTTCTTCTCGATGTATTGCATTTGGAAGATCTTCATTAGCACGGTTAACATAGTGTTTGACCGCGTGGGCCGCGTGGATCCCATCACCAAGGGCATGGAGATTGCGGTCCATTGGTTTGGCTTGAACATTGACGTGGTGTTCTGGTCGCAACACATTTCATTCGGCTTAGTGGGTGCAATTGTGGTGACATCGATTCGCGGCCTCTTGCTAACAATGACGCGGTTCTTCACGTGGATCTCCTCGCCCAAGAGCTCCAATTTTATAGTGCTGCTTCTGTCCCAAATCATGGGTATGTACTTCATCTCTATGGTAATTCTCATGCGGATGAACATGCCTGTCCAATATCGGACCATCATCACCGAGGTGTTGGGCGACCTCCAGTTCAATTTTTACCATCGATGGTTCGACGTCATGTTCCTCGTTTCGGCCTTATGCACCATTGGGATTCTCTCTTTGCTTCACAAAAGAGAGTTTGAGCCTAATTAAGGAATGGCTGGAAACAACAGCCCAGACATTCAACCATTGGTGTTGAATCGTGGTCAAATTCTTGAAGAGAAAGCAACCGCGCCTGTGATAAAAGCCTTTTTGGAATCAACTGAATGGCGTTAACTATTATGTGTGAACTACTCTTCATCGGGTTCGAATGCATTTAAATTCCTGCTTAAGAGGTTCTCAGAATTGTATTTCATGTAACCAACCAAAAACGATGATCATTCCAAATCACAGCCAAGCCATCAAGCCACcttagaacaaaagaagggcTCATTCATTCCGTGTTGGTTTCAGTCGGGTCCAAATCGATGTCCAAATCGATTTCCTTATCAAATTCTTCCTTGCTCATCTAGAAAACAGAAAACTGCAGAATTATCTATCCATTCCCCAAGTCGCAATAGGATGTTGGCTTGAGTCAAGGCTTAGGTCACCATCATTAGTATATTTTAGCGTTCCGTTCACGTACCTTGCCCCTTCGTATTTTCTTGAGCATCTTGTAGTCCATTTCTAACTCGTCGATGTCGTCTTGTGACGTGCATGGGCCTTCACTAAATCTACTCTCAGAGCTTGGCTGGTCATTGTCATCCTTCTCGTGTCCTTTCCGCTTTTTCAACTGTTTCTTCTTGGCTCGCAACTGCTTCTGAACTTTCTGGTCCACTTTATTAGACCAAGCTTGGGTGCTTGGATTTCTGATGGCAGTGGGTCCTTTCTTCATGCCAGGCCAAGACCCAGTCTCTTGAAAGACCTTCAATTTCTCCTGTCTTGCTTTTTCCTTGAGTTTGTCTCTGGAAGTTGAAAGTTTCTAAGACTTGTTTCGAGCGACAAAGCGACAGAGAAGCAAGGCAAGGAACTTACTTGTATTTGATCTCGTTCAGATGGTGCTGACCCTTAGAAAATCCTTGAATCCTGACCGATTTCAGCTCGGGCATACGCGGCATCTTCAGAAGACCAAATGCCATGGCCAATTCACCGAAAGGAAAATCTTTGAAGAGAGGAATCAtaattttgacactttgatTTCACATTCTCAAATATAGTTAAGCGGATCGTTTCACATACCTTTGAGGCGAAGAACATACTTGCATTCGTGCTTGGAATATGCTTGTACAAATGAGACGAACGCCCGATTCGCCAGGTCAAAAACGGTCCGGTCATTTTTCTGCCAATCACGGAGTTGCGAAACAaggttgcttttgttttgaaagcgCGGAGCCGGCATTTCCTTGAGAGTAACCTAAAACAAGAAACATATTCCACATATATTATCCAGTCACTACTACTAAACCTCCTTCGCTTCCTCCGTTTCTTGTTAAAGCACCACACCGATAGGTAATCTCACAAAATCGTGACAGGTCTGAAACACTGACCTTCTGATTTATGATAATAAAGTCGACATAGGCATCCTCCGTTGGAAGAAAAAACAGAACAGCAGTGCCTGCATGACCAATCCTCGCGGTTCTTCCACAGCGATGGACGAAAGCCTCGGCATTAGAGGGAGGATCAAATTGCAGCACCCAGTTCACCTCGGGGATGTCGATTCCCCTCGCCATCACGTCTGTGCATACTAATAGACCTTAAAGAGAAAGCACACAAAATTACTTGCAAGTTCCTCATTAGCTGTCAGTGAAGTGCACTTCTAAGCTTAGGGTTTCGTAAGTAACCATATGAACAATAACTAAAACAATATGAATCCGTGGGTATTCGTTGCAATTACCTGTGGGAGCCTTACGGAAATCCTCAAACACCCTATGACGCTTGG
This DNA window, taken from Tigriopus californicus strain San Diego chromosome 9, Tcal_SD_v2.1, whole genome shotgun sequence, encodes the following:
- the LOC131886161 gene encoding Golgi pH regulator-like, which translates into the protein MSLGLDSCVVLLTQCVFFLLGWMFFVRHLFRDYELRHYGVQIVFGLNFTLSCTMFELIIFEIVDYLDKASRYFHWYLSLYLMLFMVIILIPFYLVYFFLSNSRHFPAHWVRPLSFGVWLAYIGLFWKLGDPFPIHNPKHGMLSVETCVSRVGVIGVTIMALLSGFGAVNYPYTSMAIFMRSVTHSHIQHIERKLQQTMDMITTKKKRILMAEREAERQKRQAQHEQGGGWWDRMKKLSTYTPPGSLENIPLLRQDVSALEELSRHLFVELQDLQTMRERNEWSRTWQGQYFNFLGYFFSMYCIWKIFISTVNIVFDRVGRVDPITKGMEIAVHWFGLNIDVVFWSQHISFGLVGAIVVTSIRGLLLTMTRFFTWISSPKSSNFIVLLLSQIMGMYFISMVILMRMNMPVQYRTIITEVLGDLQFNFYHRWFDVMFLVSALCTIGILSLLHKREFEPN
- the LOC131886160 gene encoding ATP-dependent RNA helicase DDX55-like; translated protein: MSGGNAPTTWTSLRPALNPAVLLTLSRMKFSTMTPVQATSIPLFLAKKDVAAEAVTGSGKTLAFVVPLLHTLLSLESPPKKHDVGGIIISPTRELASQISEVIEEFLQESKSITQLLLIGGKPLETDLSLFEEKGANIIVATPGRLEDILSGKSKSVPTALRNGIKALEILVLDEADRLLSLGFEASISSILSLLPKQRRTGLFSATQTKDVEKLIRAGLRNPVLISVKEKDQPNSTERTPSTLANYYIINEPRDKFANLVNFLSDPLRESEKLMVFFATCACVEYFSIILERLLKQLKIFAIHGKKSKRHRVFEDFRKAPTGLLVCTDVMARGIDIPEVNWVLQFDPPSNAEAFVHRCGRTARIGHAGTAVLFFLPTEDAYVDFIIINQKVTLKEMPAPRFQNKSNLVSQLRDWQKNDRTVFDLANRAFVSFVQAYSKHECKYVLRLKDFPFGELAMAFGLLKMPRMPELKSVRIQGFSKGQHHLNEIKYKDKLKEKARQEKLKVFQETGSWPGMKKGPTAIRNPSTQAWSNKVDQKVQKQLRAKKKQLKKRKGHEKDDNDQPSSESRFSEGPCTSQDDIDELEMDYKMLKKIRRGKMSKEEFDKEIDLDIDLDPTETNTE